The Bacillota bacterium genome contains a region encoding:
- a CDS encoding Mu transposase C-terminal domain-containing protein: protein MQPTARETWLTTSQAAELEGISRQAAHSRAKTGAWTVKTERAGRGGGNGGQRYLIALSSLSVVARQRWYERYAKEPERAAGAGPVPAPAEEPESQNRPESVPAPASPAARPVNLAEVKALVGEERFQVLLAAAEMKAEAARGLLAVDMRGQKKQAAVEIAARHGVTWQTIYRWVDAYQEAGTVGLMEAPPRLHVGTVRRSVPAEVEEYAWVTHLRRDRPGRGTLKVSKVYDKCVKFCDQQGIKPPSRATVYRLISEKRGEDPGLICLIEEGEEEYNKRVSEKVIRKEPDFVNQVWMGDHRRMDFFVIYNGRPVRPWLTTWMDVCSRVIVGWSLSIQANGRTIALALRHGIWHKRLPRWDREISPALRLHLDSLDWDWDEIAGCAGQELPFSGLPSVLYIDNGEDYKAKLKKGTAHPGFEYSREVRGACESLGIKPQFCTKYSPWGKAHMERWYGTLANQFDRDLPSYCGKDNKQRPHDLDEKQMAARGELLDVEEAAFLVEMYIHRYHNAVHSTLGMTPIQKYESTPKARAGMPELRALDICLMDVEKATVSASGIQRFGIRGRPRYYKHELLMDKYVGRKVVIRYDPNRLGEIRVFDPKTGREICTATNAELLSWDASKDDIAAIRKANAARKKDLKRRLKESGKQSVEAVARARRAAGPAMTSGEIDGDKKPDTRYITGFERRAANAPRTEGGQPPANEAKATRKKAAGSRFDDFLRKAGSEI from the coding sequence GTGCAACCGACAGCGCGGGAGACGTGGCTGACCACCAGCCAGGCGGCGGAGCTTGAAGGGATCTCTCGCCAGGCTGCGCACTCTAGGGCGAAGACCGGTGCCTGGACAGTCAAAACCGAAAGGGCTGGTCGGGGCGGCGGTAACGGCGGCCAGCGCTATCTGATTGCACTCTCCTCTCTCTCGGTGGTGGCGCGGCAGCGCTGGTATGAGCGGTACGCTAAAGAGCCCGAGCGGGCAGCCGGGGCCGGACCGGTGCCGGCACCGGCGGAAGAACCGGAAAGTCAGAACCGGCCGGAATCGGTGCCGGCACCGGCTTCCCCGGCGGCCCGGCCGGTGAACCTGGCCGAGGTCAAGGCGCTCGTGGGCGAAGAGCGCTTCCAGGTGCTCTTGGCGGCAGCGGAGATGAAGGCCGAAGCAGCACGGGGGCTGCTGGCGGTTGACATGCGCGGCCAGAAGAAGCAGGCGGCGGTGGAAATCGCCGCACGGCACGGCGTCACGTGGCAAACGATTTACCGCTGGGTGGACGCATATCAGGAAGCAGGGACGGTGGGACTTATGGAGGCACCCCCGAGGTTGCACGTGGGCACCGTCCGCAGGTCGGTGCCGGCGGAAGTGGAAGAGTACGCCTGGGTTACACACCTCCGGCGCGACAGGCCGGGGCGGGGCACGCTCAAGGTCAGCAAAGTGTATGACAAGTGCGTGAAGTTCTGCGATCAACAGGGGATCAAGCCCCCCAGCCGGGCGACCGTTTATCGGCTCATAAGCGAAAAACGCGGCGAGGACCCGGGCTTGATTTGCCTGATCGAGGAAGGCGAAGAGGAATACAACAAGAGGGTTAGCGAGAAGGTCATCCGCAAGGAGCCGGACTTTGTGAACCAAGTGTGGATGGGCGACCACCGGCGGATGGACTTCTTTGTCATTTACAACGGCCGGCCGGTGCGCCCTTGGCTGACAACCTGGATGGATGTTTGCTCGCGGGTGATCGTTGGCTGGTCTCTTTCTATTCAGGCGAACGGCCGGACCATTGCTCTGGCACTGCGGCACGGTATCTGGCACAAACGGCTGCCGCGCTGGGACCGGGAGATCAGCCCGGCCTTGCGGTTGCACCTGGACAGCCTGGACTGGGACTGGGATGAAATCGCCGGCTGTGCCGGCCAGGAGCTACCCTTCAGCGGCCTGCCTTCTGTGCTGTACATCGACAATGGCGAAGACTACAAGGCAAAACTGAAGAAGGGCACGGCACATCCAGGTTTTGAGTATTCCCGCGAGGTTCGCGGTGCCTGCGAATCACTGGGCATCAAGCCCCAATTCTGCACAAAATACTCTCCCTGGGGCAAAGCCCATATGGAGCGCTGGTATGGTACGCTGGCGAACCAGTTTGACCGCGACCTGCCGAGTTACTGCGGCAAGGACAACAAGCAGCGGCCGCACGATCTTGATGAGAAACAAATGGCGGCACGTGGTGAATTGCTTGATGTTGAGGAAGCGGCCTTTTTGGTTGAGATGTATATCCACCGGTACCACAACGCGGTACACAGCACCCTGGGAATGACCCCGATCCAAAAATACGAGTCAACACCCAAAGCTCGGGCCGGGATGCCGGAGTTGCGCGCTTTGGACATCTGCCTGATGGATGTGGAGAAGGCCACCGTTTCCGCCAGCGGCATTCAGCGGTTCGGTATCCGGGGGCGGCCGCGCTACTACAAGCACGAACTGCTGATGGACAAGTACGTGGGCCGGAAGGTGGTCATCCGCTACGATCCCAACCGGCTCGGGGAGATACGGGTCTTTGACCCGAAGACCGGCCGCGAGATCTGCACGGCGACCAACGCGGAACTCTTAAGCTGGGATGCGTCCAAAGACGATATCGCGGCGATCCGCAAGGCCAACGCCGCCCGGAAGAAGGACTTGAAGCGGCGGCTTAAGGAGTCCGGGAAGCAAAGCGTCGAGGCGGTGGCCAGGGCGCGGCGGGCGGCCGGGCCGGCGATGACCAGCGGCGAAATCGACGGCGACAAGAAGCCCGACACTCGCTACATCACGGGGTTCGAGCGCCGCGCGGCCAATGCGCCAAGGACTGAGGGCGGGCAGCCGCCGGCCAATGAGGCCAAGGCGACCCGGAAGAAGGCGGCCGGAAGCCGGTTCGATGACTTCTTGCGCAAGGCGGGCAGTGAAATCTAG
- a CDS encoding helix-turn-helix transcriptional regulator yields MGRRTLTSFGLAVKRRLLERGMTQKQLAEKLGISEIRVSEALYGAVSGKKHKELIATELGIKLPTKTRRQ; encoded by the coding sequence ATGGGCAGGCGAACATTGACATCCTTCGGCCTGGCGGTGAAAAGACGCCTACTGGAGCGGGGCATGACCCAGAAGCAACTGGCCGAAAAGCTAGGCATTAGCGAAATCCGCGTTTCTGAGGCACTCTATGGAGCTGTATCTGGCAAGAAACACAAAGAGCTGATCGCAACGGAATTGGGGATAAAATTGCCCACGAAGACCAGAAGGCAGTGA
- a CDS encoding AAA family ATPase: MEIHQQQDGWSPERRLLHKVVKEEGTSVADVARAIGKHRSAVSLYLSGKYSSARTLEPLIRDYLKSTGYWQEGDSAIATDGTVDDETATAPDRLPADGWMRSIRELGLVPTRDMERIWGVCKKCHDSVEMGVITGDPGAGKSFALEEYEQRAAVPMVCITCDTTSTKRSILADTAEALGLKDYGSSAMLLKRIVKSLKQKPRLLVYDEADLMKNDVVLETVRAIYDKARVGVVLVGNEVLAEKILLYAEDRPEMARLRDRIGYYVRLNGLTDEEAHVFLARINATPAARRLLCAIGARRGIRQLVKALGRLLDVTQGEQITEDLVEELGQIVLSFKA; the protein is encoded by the coding sequence TTGGAGATCCATCAGCAGCAGGATGGCTGGAGCCCGGAGCGGCGGTTGCTGCACAAAGTCGTCAAAGAAGAGGGCACCAGCGTAGCGGATGTCGCCCGGGCCATCGGCAAGCACCGGAGCGCCGTAAGTCTGTACCTGAGCGGCAAGTACTCAAGCGCGCGCACGCTGGAGCCTCTCATCCGGGATTATCTCAAAAGCACTGGCTATTGGCAAGAGGGCGATAGCGCTATCGCTACGGATGGGACGGTTGACGACGAGACGGCGACGGCGCCGGACAGGCTCCCGGCGGATGGTTGGATGAGGTCAATCCGGGAGCTGGGGCTGGTGCCCACGCGGGACATGGAGCGGATCTGGGGCGTATGCAAGAAGTGCCACGACTCTGTTGAGATGGGCGTCATCACCGGGGACCCGGGCGCGGGCAAAAGCTTCGCGCTTGAGGAGTATGAGCAGCGGGCCGCCGTGCCGATGGTGTGCATCACGTGCGACACCACCAGCACGAAGCGCAGCATCTTGGCGGACACCGCGGAAGCACTGGGCCTGAAGGATTACGGTTCCTCGGCCATGCTACTGAAGCGGATCGTTAAAAGCCTGAAGCAAAAACCCCGCCTCCTGGTCTATGACGAGGCGGATCTGATGAAGAATGACGTCGTGCTGGAGACGGTGCGGGCGATCTACGACAAGGCCCGGGTGGGCGTGGTGCTGGTCGGCAATGAGGTGCTGGCGGAAAAGATCCTCCTCTATGCCGAGGACCGGCCGGAAATGGCCCGTCTGCGCGACCGCATCGGGTATTACGTGCGACTGAACGGCCTGACCGATGAGGAAGCCCACGTGTTCCTGGCACGGATCAACGCGACGCCAGCGGCCAGGCGGCTGCTGTGCGCCATAGGCGCCAGGCGTGGTATTCGCCAGTTAGTCAAAGCGCTGGGGCGGCTCTTGGATGTGACCCAGGGCGAGCAGATCACCGAGGACCTGGTCGAAGAGCTGGGCCAGATCGTGCTGAGTTTCAAGGCGTAG
- a CDS encoding cytochrome b/b6 domain-containing protein, which produces MGKLRHPLPIRLFHWLLVPTLALEVATGFYLTNPSRRWGFRSMRPAKKIHFVAGYLLTALFAAYLYGRDKTEIVPEPKDLGPRLKKFLAYEFFLTPRKPKFPKYNPFQKFLYTFWLVLIPYALLLGWFLYFPRFFARWINLFGGLNNIRRMIYLCSVLLAASIAGHVYFALTSNTAFLKSIFTGRT; this is translated from the coding sequence GTGGGTAAACTGCGGCATCCGTTGCCGATAAGGCTCTTTCATTGGCTGCTGGTGCCCACCTTGGCCCTGGAGGTGGCCACCGGGTTTTACCTTACCAACCCGTCGCGGCGCTGGGGTTTCCGGAGCATGCGCCCGGCGAAAAAGATCCATTTTGTGGCCGGTTACCTGCTGACGGCGCTTTTCGCCGCCTACCTCTACGGGCGGGACAAGACCGAGATCGTGCCGGAGCCTAAGGACCTCGGCCCCCGGCTGAAGAAGTTCCTGGCCTACGAGTTCTTCCTGACCCCCCGGAAACCGAAGTTCCCCAAATACAATCCGTTCCAGAAATTTTTGTACACCTTCTGGCTGGTGCTGATCCCCTACGCCCTGCTCCTGGGCTGGTTCCTGTACTTCCCCCGGTTCTTCGCCCGGTGGATCAACCTTTTCGGGGGCTTAAACAACATCCGCCGGATGATTTACCTGTGCAGCGTCCTGCTCGCCGCCTCCATCGCCGGGCACGTGTACTTCGCCCTGACCAGCAACACGGCCTTCCTCAAGTCCATCTTCACCGGGCGCACCTGA
- a CDS encoding S24 family peptidase — translation MDTIGKRIRYLRRREGLSTAALEEAIGSSSGSATKWEKDLSMPGGKFILALANLFDVSTDWLLTGKDQPATALFLRGLTDEERYDVERYAGYLVWRRKRRGVALKKRHAELTIKTGYGVAEEREPWDYKDTDVFLPVLGSAPAGVPIFVDEILEGYIPVNQRMVRGAAFLVRAKGDSMVGADIADGDLVLIRRQAQVESGDIALIRIGEDLTIKYCHYHGDALVLKPANPHYSSMTVKDGAVVIGRVVGTIKRADADQGLRHFMGDE, via the coding sequence TTGGATACGATTGGGAAGCGAATACGCTACCTTCGGCGGCGAGAGGGTCTATCAACTGCAGCGCTAGAAGAGGCTATAGGTTCATCATCAGGCAGCGCCACAAAATGGGAAAAGGACCTGAGCATGCCGGGTGGGAAGTTCATCCTTGCGTTGGCGAACCTTTTCGATGTGAGCACAGATTGGCTGCTGACAGGCAAGGATCAACCAGCCACTGCATTGTTTTTGAGAGGACTGACTGATGAGGAAAGGTACGATGTGGAACGATATGCTGGGTACCTCGTGTGGAGACGCAAGCGAAGGGGCGTAGCGTTAAAGAAACGACACGCCGAACTAACCATCAAAACAGGGTATGGGGTCGCCGAGGAAAGAGAGCCTTGGGACTATAAAGATACTGATGTTTTTCTCCCTGTTCTGGGCAGCGCTCCTGCTGGTGTGCCTATATTTGTTGATGAGATTCTGGAAGGCTATATTCCAGTTAATCAGCGTATGGTCCGGGGTGCCGCCTTTTTGGTCAGAGCTAAGGGAGACAGCATGGTCGGTGCCGACATCGCAGATGGTGATCTAGTCCTTATACGCCGCCAGGCCCAAGTTGAGAGTGGCGACATAGCCCTCATCCGAATCGGCGAGGATCTAACTATTAAATATTGCCACTATCATGGCGATGCTCTAGTCTTAAAACCAGCAAACCCGCATTATTCCTCAATGACGGTTAAAGATGGAGCTGTGGTCATCGGCCGTGTGGTCGGCACCATTAAACGAGCGGATGCCGATCAGGGATTGCGCCACTTCATGGGAGATGAGTGA